In Planctomycetota bacterium, the following are encoded in one genomic region:
- a CDS encoding CAP domain-containing protein, with translation MRFGVLALALLAAAGCTSEDEPDLRRAVGSYDSGSSGDGMEGATLSYSNGHPLNWLTDDPVALAFEDEVLTLVNRHRVASGAPALVMDVSLRRAARGHSRHMRADSHNFFAHTNPEGDSPGTRLTRNGIVWERMGENIASGYPDPASVFAGWMNSPGHRANIENAAWTLTGVGYQPGAGPGDYTDYWTQVFVR, from the coding sequence ATGCGCTTCGGGGTTCTCGCCCTGGCCCTCCTGGCCGCCGCGGGCTGCACGTCGGAGGACGAGCCGGACCTCCGCCGCGCCGTCGGATCGTACGACTCCGGAAGCTCCGGCGACGGGATGGAGGGCGCCACGCTCTCCTACTCCAACGGCCATCCGCTCAACTGGCTCACGGACGATCCCGTCGCGCTCGCCTTCGAGGACGAGGTCCTGACGCTCGTCAACCGGCACCGCGTGGCGTCGGGGGCGCCGGCGCTCGTCATGGACGTCTCGCTGCGGCGCGCCGCCCGCGGACACAGCCGCCACATGCGCGCGGACAGTCACAATTTCTTCGCCCACACCAACCCCGAGGGGGATTCGCCCGGAACGCGCCTCACCCGCAACGGAATCGTCTGGGAACGCATGGGCGAAAACATCGCCTCCGGATATCCGGACCCGGCGTCCGTCTTCGCCGGATGGATGAACTCCCCCGGCCACCGCGCCAACATCGAGAACGCCGCCTGGACGCTCACGGGCGTCGGCTACCAGCCCGGCGCCGGTCCCGGCGACTACACGGATTACTGGACGCAGGTCTTCGTCCGCTGA
- a CDS encoding CAP domain-containing protein has product MRMEGRPRTARHAFGMGTNRLTPWLAAGVLFAGAPPRLPAQQYDHGDPTPDEQLVLERINRARANPDAEGARLGLDLREGLPPGEAAGLGPRPPLAFHAALLAAARAHARDMHARHFFDHVNPDGLGPGERARRAGYAWTRVGENIAAGSSPALHTPAYLQDLLMIDAGVDGRGHRRNLLDLSASTPPPPVFREIGVAYFASPEPNLQGFRAFLTQDFGHRAGAPPLLVGVVYDDLDGDGFYDPGEGMPGVRIATDRGAAFAVTSASGGYACPVPADGVVTARPLAEGAAWAPSVVRKALLTGENVKLDFLRSDAVDTDADGMPDAWERRHGLDPAAAEDAPRDADGDGFANLEEFQFGTLPRDSASFPGAPPPLPPTGSPPPEDGGTSGRCGLLGPEALLILLGAARGRRRRS; this is encoded by the coding sequence ATGAGGATGGAGGGCCGTCCCCGGACGGCCCGGCACGCCTTCGGCATGGGCACGAACCGCCTCACGCCCTGGCTGGCCGCGGGAGTGCTGTTCGCCGGCGCGCCCCCCCGGCTTCCCGCGCAGCAATACGACCACGGGGACCCCACGCCGGACGAACAGCTCGTCCTGGAGCGGATCAACCGCGCCCGCGCCAACCCGGACGCCGAGGGCGCCCGCCTGGGTCTGGACCTCCGCGAGGGCTTGCCTCCCGGGGAGGCCGCCGGTCTGGGCCCGCGCCCTCCGCTGGCCTTCCACGCGGCCCTGCTCGCCGCCGCCCGCGCCCACGCGCGCGACATGCACGCGCGCCATTTCTTCGATCACGTCAATCCGGACGGACTCGGTCCCGGCGAACGCGCCCGCCGCGCCGGCTACGCGTGGACCCGCGTGGGGGAAAACATCGCCGCCGGCTCCAGCCCCGCCCTCCACACCCCGGCCTACCTCCAGGACCTCCTCATGATCGACGCCGGCGTCGACGGGCGCGGCCACCGGAGAAACCTCCTGGATCTTTCCGCCTCCACGCCCCCTCCGCCCGTCTTCCGGGAAATCGGCGTCGCCTACTTCGCTTCTCCGGAGCCCAATCTCCAGGGATTCCGCGCGTTTCTCACGCAGGATTTCGGACACCGGGCCGGCGCTCCGCCCCTGCTCGTGGGGGTCGTCTACGACGACCTCGACGGGGACGGTTTCTACGATCCCGGCGAGGGCATGCCGGGCGTCCGCATCGCGACCGATCGCGGCGCCGCCTTCGCCGTCACGTCCGCCTCGGGCGGCTACGCCTGCCCCGTGCCGGCCGACGGCGTCGTCACCGCACGCCCCCTCGCGGAGGGAGCCGCCTGGGCCCCCTCCGTGGTCCGCAAGGCGCTCCTGACCGGCGAGAACGTGAAGCTCGACTTCCTGAGGAGCGACGCCGTGGACACGGACGCCGACGGCATGCCCGACGCCTGGGAACGCCGCCACGGGCTGGACCCCGCCGCCGCGGAGGACGCCCCGCGGGACGCCGACGGCGACGGCTTCGCCAACCTCGAGGAATTCCAGTTTGGAACTCTGCCGCGAGACTCGGCTTCGTTCCCCGGGGCGCCGCCGCCCCTCCCGCCGACCGGATCCCCGCCCCCGGAAGACGGCGGGACTTCGGGCCGCTGCGGCCTCCTGGGTCCCGAGGCTCTCCTGATTCTCCTCGGGGCGGCGCGGGGGCGCCGGAGGAGATCGTGA
- a CDS encoding 2'-5' RNA ligase family protein yields the protein MTPVRTPRTAAVLIPPETQWEPIQRLRRIHDRQVGRWMPHITLLFPFRPEETFPDLLPRAAEAAASVRRFTVTLAEFRFFDHGDERSTIWLAPEPSEPVRRLQAALRERFPDCNDVARFPQGFTPHLSVGQVRGRAARDALLARLRAEWTPLEFPVLEVALIARPADGPFAVRHRLPLG from the coding sequence GTGACGCCCGTCCGCACGCCCCGAACCGCGGCGGTCCTCATCCCGCCCGAGACGCAATGGGAGCCCATTCAGCGACTCCGGCGGATCCACGACCGCCAGGTGGGACGCTGGATGCCGCACATCACGCTCCTTTTCCCCTTCCGCCCGGAGGAAACGTTTCCGGACCTTCTGCCCCGGGCGGCCGAAGCGGCCGCCTCGGTGCGGCGCTTCACCGTCACGCTGGCGGAGTTCCGTTTCTTCGATCACGGGGACGAGCGCTCGACGATCTGGCTGGCTCCGGAGCCGTCCGAGCCGGTCCGCCGCCTCCAGGCGGCGCTCCGCGAACGGTTCCCGGACTGCAACGACGTCGCGCGCTTCCCGCAGGGATTCACGCCCCACCTGAGCGTGGGTCAGGTCCGGGGCCGGGCGGCCCGGGACGCGCTCCTGGCCCGGCTGCGCGCCGAGTGGACGCCCCTCGAGTTCCCCGTCCTCGAGGTGGCCCTCATCGCGCGCCCGGCGGACGGTCCGTTCGCCGTGCGACACCGGCTGCCGTTGGGCTGA
- a CDS encoding metallophosphoesterase: MPRRPGPLRIAAVGDTHCRKTSHGAFQRLFSAMAQEADVLCLCGDLTDFGLPDEARVLAQELGAAGKAPVVAVLGNHDYQSGKEEDVRAILTEAGVRVLDGDSWEIDDVGFAGVKGFFGGFGERMLQAWGEETTKRIVHEAMEEALKLESALARLKTARRVVLLHYAPVAGTVEGEPREIYPFLGSSRLEEPLHRHPVSAVLHGHAHYGSPEGHTALRVPVYNVALPLLRRIHPERPPYRLIEVAGKANHHGR, from the coding sequence ATGCCGCGCCGCCCGGGCCCCCTCCGGATCGCCGCCGTCGGCGACACGCACTGCCGAAAGACCTCCCACGGCGCCTTCCAGCGCCTGTTTTCGGCGATGGCGCAGGAAGCGGACGTGCTGTGCCTCTGCGGCGACCTGACCGACTTCGGGCTGCCCGACGAGGCGCGCGTCCTGGCCCAGGAGCTGGGGGCGGCCGGCAAAGCGCCGGTCGTGGCCGTGCTGGGCAACCACGATTACCAGTCCGGCAAGGAGGAGGACGTCCGCGCGATCCTGACGGAGGCCGGAGTGCGGGTCCTGGACGGAGATTCCTGGGAGATCGACGACGTCGGGTTCGCGGGCGTCAAGGGGTTCTTCGGCGGCTTCGGGGAGCGGATGCTTCAGGCGTGGGGGGAGGAAACCACCAAGCGGATCGTCCACGAGGCCATGGAGGAGGCGCTCAAGCTCGAGTCGGCGCTGGCGCGTCTGAAGACGGCGCGGCGCGTGGTGCTCCTGCATTATGCGCCCGTGGCCGGCACGGTGGAGGGCGAGCCGCGGGAGATCTATCCCTTTCTGGGATCGAGCCGCCTGGAGGAGCCGCTCCACCGGCATCCCGTGAGCGCGGTCCTCCACGGGCACGCCCACTACGGCAGTCCGGAGGGTCACACGGCGCTCCGCGTGCCGGTCTACAACGTGGCCCTCCCGCTGCTGCGGAGGATCCATCCCGAACGCCCGCCCTACCGGCTGATCGAGGTCGCGGGGAAGGCCAATCACCATGGACGCTGA
- a CDS encoding nucleotidyltransferase: MDAEARRAFYGRALEAFRRAGIPFLIGGAYAMRFFADVRRETKDLDVFIREADWPVVRDLFEGLGYRTRLVSRFWLAKVAEGEWVIDLIFGSRNGICVVDDDWFEHAVETVLFDAPVRMVPLEEMIWSKAFVMERDRYDGADVAHLFVRRAEEIRWARLIARFRGHEAVLLSHLILFTFIYPSERGRIPADVFRTLLSRWRRAAAPEAPLCRGTLLSQIQYLPDLRRGYLDARLRPFGKLAAEQVEEEERGSAPHAG, from the coding sequence ATGGACGCTGAGGCGCGGCGCGCGTTCTACGGGCGGGCGCTGGAGGCCTTTCGCCGGGCGGGAATCCCGTTCCTGATCGGCGGGGCGTACGCCATGCGCTTTTTCGCCGACGTGCGGCGCGAAACCAAGGACCTGGACGTCTTCATCCGGGAGGCGGACTGGCCGGTCGTGCGCGACCTCTTCGAGGGCCTGGGATACCGGACCCGGCTGGTCTCCCGTTTCTGGCTGGCCAAGGTCGCCGAGGGCGAGTGGGTCATCGACCTCATTTTCGGATCCCGCAACGGCATCTGCGTCGTGGACGACGACTGGTTCGAGCACGCGGTCGAGACGGTCCTGTTCGACGCGCCCGTGCGGATGGTGCCTCTGGAGGAAATGATCTGGTCGAAGGCGTTCGTTATGGAGCGGGACCGCTACGACGGGGCGGACGTGGCGCACCTTTTCGTGCGGCGGGCGGAGGAGATCCGCTGGGCGCGCCTGATCGCCCGTTTCCGGGGACACGAGGCCGTGCTCCTGAGCCACCTGATTCTCTTCACCTTCATCTATCCCTCCGAACGCGGGCGCATCCCCGCGGACGTGTTCCGGACGCTCCTTTCGCGCTGGCGCCGGGCCGCGGCCCCGGAGGCTCCCCTGTGCCGAGGGACGCTCCTTTCACAGATTCAATATCTCCCCGACCTGCGCCGCGGATATCTCGACGCGCGCCTGCGGCCCTTCGGGAAGCTCGCCGCCGAGCAGGTGGAGGAGGAAGAGCGGGGATCCGCGCCCCACGCGGGGTAG
- a CDS encoding RNA-binding protein has product MVNIYVGNLSYEATEDDLRQAFEAYGEVSSVAIIKDKMTGRSRGFGFVEMPDKGQAQAAIQALNLQEVRGRAMTVNEARPKSEGSPRGGGGHGFGGGRGRRSW; this is encoded by the coding sequence ATGGTGAACATCTACGTGGGCAACCTGTCGTACGAGGCGACCGAGGACGACCTTCGCCAGGCCTTCGAGGCTTACGGCGAGGTTTCGTCCGTGGCCATCATCAAGGACAAGATGACGGGCCGGTCGCGGGGATTCGGTTTCGTGGAGATGCCCGACAAGGGGCAGGCTCAGGCCGCCATCCAGGCGCTGAACCTTCAGGAAGTGAGGGGCCGCGCCATGACGGTCAACGAGGCCCGTCCGAAGAGCGAAGGCTCGCCGCGCGGCGGCGGAGGCCACGGCTTCGGCGGCGGCCGCGGCCGTCGTTCCTGGTAA
- a CDS encoding YetF domain-containing protein encodes MKPALRALTVYAFLLLCFRVSGKRSLSDMTAFDFVFVLTIAEGTQQALMGRNGSVTAAVIAGGTFVLADIAAFFLKGRFEKIEKLIDNVPVLLIEAGRLRRDRMVKERVDEADILDSARQSLGIGRLDEIDYAILETNGRIAVIPRRSGA; translated from the coding sequence ATGAAACCCGCCCTGCGCGCTCTGACGGTGTATGCGTTTCTCCTGCTGTGCTTTCGGGTCTCCGGGAAACGGAGCCTGAGCGACATGACCGCTTTCGACTTCGTGTTCGTGCTGACGATCGCCGAGGGAACGCAGCAGGCGCTCATGGGGCGGAACGGCTCCGTGACGGCGGCCGTCATCGCAGGGGGCACGTTCGTCCTTGCGGACATCGCGGCGTTCTTTCTCAAAGGCCGCTTCGAGAAGATCGAGAAGCTCATCGACAACGTCCCGGTGCTCCTCATCGAGGCGGGCCGTCTTCGCCGGGACCGCATGGTGAAAGAGCGCGTGGACGAGGCGGATATTCTGGACTCCGCCCGCCAATCCCTGGGGATCGGCCGGCTCGACGAGATTGATTATGCGATCCTGGAGACGAACGGGCGGATCGCGGTGATTCCGAGAAGGAGTGGGGCCTGA
- a CDS encoding ATP-binding protein, with the protein MGGGAISRGFEDFVLLARLACRAPAALLCAASDRAFRVLSAAGWPGPTRLERCGIADECLSAGRLLVADGGNGAGPCPPLRFLAAAPLLLTDGTRFGFLAVLDTAARDLEGEEREALAALARLAVARLEARRLLDRESRAESDLRKSREWLRAILDHEPECVKVVSPDGLLLDINPAGLSILEAERVEDVTGQPVLPLVHPEDREVFLNLHRASCEGRAGTLQFRMRGLKGTERWMETHSVPLRDAAGRIEAVLSVSRDVTERRRADDQLRKAQAQLAQAQKMEAIGRMAGGIAHDFNNILTVINGYSEMVLRQLGEIDPLHEPVWEILKAGRRAAALTSQLLAFSRRQVLSLRVVCLNDVVAETERMLRRLIGEHIELVTAPAPDLGPVRVDANQMVQVIMNLSLNARDAMPDGGTLRIATANVDLDERDAARPADAPSGPYVMLSVSDTGTGMSPEVLAQAFEPFFTTKASGQGTGLGLATVYGIVKQSGGYISVSSEVGRGTVFRIFLPRVDGPVEAPAPAGAPGPPDGEKGIVLVVEDDPSLRKLVRHILTLQGYEVLEAGRAEDAERIGREWRGRIDLLLTDMVLPGQGGCAVARALRRDRPELKIVYMSGYSEEMAMRQGLEPDARLLQKPFAPEALLGAVRGALRGG; encoded by the coding sequence ATGGGTGGGGGCGCGATCTCCCGCGGCTTTGAGGATTTCGTCCTGCTGGCCCGTCTCGCGTGCCGCGCTCCGGCGGCGCTGCTGTGCGCCGCCTCCGACAGGGCATTCCGGGTTCTTTCCGCGGCCGGCTGGCCGGGTCCCACGCGTCTGGAGCGCTGCGGAATCGCGGACGAATGCCTTTCGGCCGGTCGCCTGCTCGTGGCGGACGGCGGGAACGGCGCAGGGCCGTGTCCGCCCCTGCGGTTCCTGGCGGCCGCGCCGCTTCTCCTGACGGACGGAACGCGCTTCGGATTCCTTGCCGTGCTCGACACGGCGGCGCGGGACCTGGAAGGCGAGGAACGGGAGGCTTTGGCCGCGCTGGCCCGGCTGGCCGTGGCCCGTCTGGAGGCACGGCGCCTTCTGGATCGAGAGAGCCGGGCGGAATCCGATCTGCGCAAGAGCCGCGAATGGCTCCGGGCGATTCTCGATCACGAACCCGAATGCGTGAAAGTGGTCTCTCCGGACGGCCTGCTTCTGGACATCAATCCCGCGGGTCTGTCGATCCTCGAAGCGGAGCGTGTGGAGGACGTGACCGGGCAGCCGGTCCTTCCCCTGGTTCACCCGGAGGACCGTGAAGTGTTCCTCAATCTTCACCGCGCCTCCTGCGAGGGGCGGGCTGGAACGCTCCAGTTCCGGATGCGGGGGCTGAAGGGCACAGAGCGGTGGATGGAGACGCATTCGGTTCCCCTGCGGGACGCCGCGGGACGGATCGAGGCGGTGCTGAGCGTCAGCCGGGACGTCACGGAGCGGCGGCGCGCCGACGACCAGCTGCGGAAGGCCCAGGCTCAGCTTGCCCAGGCGCAGAAGATGGAGGCCATCGGACGCATGGCCGGAGGCATCGCGCACGATTTCAACAACATCCTGACCGTGATCAACGGCTACAGCGAGATGGTCCTCCGGCAGCTCGGCGAGATCGATCCGTTGCACGAGCCGGTCTGGGAAATCCTCAAGGCGGGCCGGCGCGCGGCCGCCCTGACGTCGCAGCTTCTGGCCTTCAGCCGCCGGCAGGTCCTCAGCCTGCGCGTGGTCTGCCTCAACGACGTCGTGGCGGAGACGGAGCGCATGCTCCGGCGCCTGATCGGGGAACACATTGAGCTTGTGACGGCGCCGGCGCCCGACCTGGGGCCCGTGCGGGTGGACGCCAACCAGATGGTGCAGGTCATCATGAATCTCTCGTTGAACGCCCGGGACGCCATGCCCGACGGGGGAACGCTCCGGATCGCCACGGCCAATGTGGATCTCGACGAGCGCGACGCGGCGCGGCCGGCGGACGCGCCTTCCGGGCCGTACGTGATGCTTTCGGTGTCCGACACCGGGACCGGCATGAGTCCCGAGGTGCTGGCGCAGGCCTTCGAACCGTTCTTTACGACGAAAGCGTCGGGGCAGGGCACGGGGCTCGGATTGGCCACGGTGTACGGGATCGTCAAGCAGAGCGGAGGGTACATTTCCGTTTCCAGCGAAGTGGGGCGAGGGACGGTTTTCCGGATTTTCCTGCCCAGAGTGGACGGTCCCGTGGAGGCTCCGGCGCCGGCGGGCGCTCCGGGGCCTCCCGACGGGGAAAAGGGAATCGTGCTGGTTGTCGAGGACGACCCGAGTCTCCGGAAACTCGTCCGGCACATTCTGACGTTGCAGGGCTACGAAGTCCTTGAGGCCGGTCGGGCGGAGGATGCCGAACGGATCGGCCGGGAATGGAGGGGACGGATCGATCTTCTCCTGACGGACATGGTTCTTCCCGGGCAGGGCGGGTGCGCCGTGGCGCGGGCGTTGAGGCGGGACCGGCCGGAGCTCAAAATCGTCTACATGTCGGGGTATTCGGAGGAGATGGCAATGCGCCAGGGGCTGGAGCCGGACGCGCGGCTCCTCCAGAAGCCGTTCGCGCCGGAGGCCCTGCTCGGAGCGGTCCGGGGCGCGCTTCGAGGAGGATGA
- a CDS encoding amidohydrolase produces the protein MRIRTVLAAALLAGCAAPDSRPAAPPSPPPEGRADDLNGPVFRAVDEELGSLLELYKWFHANPELSLREEKTSARFAAEVRAAGWTVTERLGGYGVAAVLRNGEGPAVLARIDMDALPVREETGLPYASTTGAMHACGHDTHLAMGIGLARVLARLKDRWRGTAILVGQPAEEIGQGAKRMLEDPRFHAAVPARPVACLSVHNSPAFPAGTVALCAGYAAAHADSVDITIFGRGGHGAWPHQTVDPVVIAAELVLALQTIVSRKLDPALERGVVTVGALQGGSKHNIIPDEVRLQLTLRSYQDATRLKLLEEVRHLAGKIAEAHRAPRPPDVRVAPDGFPAVYHDPALTERLRRVFAGLLGKDRVHEASPAMGAEDFGRFSTFYGVPGLQFNVGAAPAAAGPGPRPGLHSSRWAPDPEPTLRTGTAAFARAVLDLLERP, from the coding sequence ATGCGCATCCGAACCGTTCTCGCCGCCGCGCTCCTGGCCGGTTGCGCCGCCCCCGACTCCCGTCCCGCCGCGCCGCCCTCCCCGCCTCCCGAAGGACGCGCGGACGATCTCAACGGCCCCGTCTTTCGGGCGGTGGACGAAGAGCTCGGGTCGCTCCTCGAACTCTACAAATGGTTCCATGCGAACCCCGAGCTTTCCCTCCGGGAGGAGAAAACCTCCGCCCGCTTCGCGGCCGAGGTGCGCGCCGCCGGCTGGACCGTGACCGAGCGCCTCGGCGGGTACGGGGTCGCCGCCGTCCTCCGAAACGGAGAGGGCCCCGCCGTCCTGGCGCGGATCGACATGGACGCCCTGCCCGTGCGCGAGGAAACGGGTCTGCCGTACGCGAGCACCACGGGCGCGATGCACGCCTGCGGCCACGACACGCATCTGGCCATGGGAATCGGACTGGCGCGCGTGCTCGCCCGGCTCAAGGACCGCTGGCGGGGAACGGCGATCCTCGTGGGACAGCCCGCCGAAGAGATCGGACAGGGGGCCAAGAGGATGCTCGAAGACCCCCGGTTCCACGCGGCCGTCCCGGCGCGCCCCGTCGCCTGCCTCTCGGTCCATAACTCCCCCGCCTTCCCGGCCGGCACGGTCGCCCTCTGCGCGGGCTACGCCGCGGCCCATGCCGACAGCGTGGACATCACGATCTTCGGCCGCGGCGGCCACGGCGCCTGGCCGCATCAGACGGTGGACCCCGTCGTCATCGCGGCCGAGCTCGTCCTGGCGCTTCAGACGATCGTCAGCCGGAAGCTCGACCCGGCCCTCGAGCGGGGGGTCGTCACGGTGGGCGCCCTCCAGGGGGGCTCGAAACACAACATCATTCCCGACGAGGTCCGGCTCCAGCTCACCTTGCGCTCGTATCAGGACGCGACGCGCCTCAAGCTTCTCGAGGAGGTGCGGCACCTGGCCGGAAAGATCGCCGAAGCGCACCGCGCGCCCCGCCCGCCCGACGTCCGCGTCGCCCCCGACGGCTTCCCCGCCGTCTACCACGACCCGGCGCTGACGGAGCGCCTGCGCCGCGTGTTCGCCGGACTCCTCGGGAAGGACCGCGTCCACGAGGCCTCGCCGGCCATGGGCGCGGAGGACTTCGGCCGGTTCTCCACCTTCTACGGCGTGCCGGGACTCCAGTTCAACGTGGGCGCCGCCCCCGCCGCGGCCGGCCCCGGACCGCGGCCGGGACTGCACTCCAGCCGATGGGCCCCGGATCCGGAACCGACGCTCCGCACCGGCACGGCCGCCTTCGCGCGGGCGGTTCTCGATCTGCTGGAGCGCCCGTAG
- a CDS encoding cellulase family glycosylhydrolase translates to MRRSVALGLLFAAACAEPSARAPRLERIGIAPDGRGFRLEESGRPFRPWGFNYDRDHDKRLLEDYWESEWSRVEEDFREMKALGANVVRVHLQFGRFMKGPAEPDGAALERLGRLLGLAEELGIYLDLTGLGNYRKSASPAWYDAASEKERWALQARFWEAVAVRCAASPAVFCYNLMNEPVSPSGPGSEWLPGPGLAGFHYVEALSKDPAGRSRDEISRAWIATLLPAVRRHDPRRPVTAGMFFLFERPGALTLGTDPEKFGAALDFWSLHLYPKEGEVPRTLALIDSIPRGKPLLVEEYFPLNCSIDTLRALVREGRERVAGWIGFYWGRTPREMAGSADPVEALTARWLEFFREEARRERP, encoded by the coding sequence ATGAGGCGTTCCGTCGCCCTCGGGCTGCTTTTCGCGGCGGCGTGCGCGGAGCCTTCCGCGCGGGCGCCGCGCCTGGAGCGCATCGGGATCGCCCCGGACGGCCGAGGATTCCGCCTGGAGGAATCCGGGCGTCCCTTCCGGCCGTGGGGGTTCAACTACGACCGCGATCACGACAAGCGCCTTCTCGAAGACTATTGGGAATCCGAATGGTCCCGCGTCGAGGAGGACTTCCGCGAGATGAAGGCTCTGGGGGCCAACGTGGTGCGGGTGCATCTTCAGTTCGGGCGGTTCATGAAGGGGCCCGCCGAGCCGGACGGGGCGGCGCTGGAACGTCTGGGGCGTCTCCTGGGGCTGGCCGAGGAGCTGGGGATCTACCTCGACCTGACGGGGCTGGGGAATTACCGCAAGAGCGCGTCTCCGGCCTGGTACGACGCGGCCTCCGAAAAGGAGCGTTGGGCCCTGCAGGCCCGCTTCTGGGAGGCCGTTGCCGTCCGGTGCGCCGCCAGCCCCGCGGTTTTCTGCTACAACCTCATGAACGAGCCGGTCAGCCCGTCCGGGCCCGGTTCGGAATGGCTGCCCGGGCCGGGGCTGGCGGGATTCCATTACGTGGAGGCCCTGTCCAAGGACCCGGCGGGGCGCTCGCGCGACGAGATCAGCCGCGCCTGGATCGCGACGCTTCTTCCGGCCGTTCGGCGGCACGATCCCCGGCGGCCGGTGACGGCGGGGATGTTTTTCCTTTTCGAGCGGCCCGGTGCGCTCACGCTGGGGACCGACCCGGAGAAATTCGGGGCCGCGCTCGATTTCTGGAGTCTGCACCTCTACCCGAAGGAGGGAGAGGTCCCGCGGACGCTCGCGCTGATCGACTCGATTCCCCGGGGCAAGCCGCTTCTCGTCGAGGAATACTTTCCCCTGAACTGTTCGATCGACACGCTCCGGGCCCTGGTGCGGGAGGGTCGCGAACGGGTCGCCGGCTGGATCGGATTCTACTGGGGCCGGACGCCGCGGGAGATGGCCGGATCGGCCGATCCCGTGGAGGCCTTGACGGCGCGGTGGCTGGAGTTCTTCCGCGAGGAAGCCCGCCGGGAACGGCCCTGA
- a CDS encoding sulfatase, with translation MSRMRWLALWALAGTAAPAVTQDGGDRPNILWIVVDDMSANFSCYGETRIRTPHVDRLAREGTLFRRAFVTAPVCSPCRSALITGMYQTSIGAHHHRSGRGVEKIHLPEGVVPLPVLFKKAGYYTCIGNAPGRGKGMGKTDYNFEWDRAMYDGTDWSGRAPGQPFFMQVQLHGGKHRHARGWSQTVQREWGSGTSPESVELPPYYPRDPVLLQDWAEYLDTVRTTDREVGDVLARLEAEGLLERTVIFFLTDHGISHARGKQFLYDEGIHVPLVVRGPGIERGRVREDLVEHIDVAASSLGRAGIRIPPGLQGRDLFGDGYRPRDAVFSARDRCDETVDRIRAVRTERYKYIRNFHPARPHLQPNRYKDHKEIVRRLRELHAEGKLDALAEKLLFSPTRPEEELYDLREDPHETRNLAGDPAHRKTLEALRARLERWMEETGDRGCVPESEAMYDSDMAVYLAESRGPAAEELRRNIELMKRWAKEGK, from the coding sequence ATGTCCCGGATGCGATGGCTGGCGCTCTGGGCGCTGGCGGGAACGGCGGCGCCGGCGGTTACCCAGGATGGAGGGGACCGCCCGAACATCCTCTGGATCGTCGTGGACGATATGTCCGCGAACTTTTCCTGCTACGGGGAGACGCGGATCCGCACGCCGCACGTGGATCGGCTCGCCCGCGAAGGGACGCTCTTCCGGCGCGCCTTCGTCACGGCTCCGGTCTGTTCCCCCTGCCGCTCGGCGCTGATCACGGGCATGTATCAGACGTCCATCGGGGCGCACCATCATCGGAGCGGCCGCGGCGTCGAGAAGATTCATCTTCCGGAGGGCGTAGTTCCTCTCCCCGTGCTCTTCAAAAAGGCGGGATATTACACCTGCATCGGCAACGCTCCGGGCCGCGGCAAGGGCATGGGAAAGACCGACTACAACTTCGAATGGGACCGGGCGATGTACGACGGGACCGACTGGTCCGGCCGGGCTCCGGGCCAGCCTTTCTTCATGCAGGTTCAGCTTCACGGGGGCAAGCACCGGCACGCCCGGGGCTGGAGCCAGACCGTCCAGCGGGAGTGGGGCTCGGGGACGAGCCCCGAGAGCGTGGAGCTGCCGCCGTACTACCCGCGCGACCCCGTGCTGCTCCAGGACTGGGCCGAGTATCTCGATACGGTCCGCACGACGGACCGGGAGGTGGGGGATGTCCTGGCGCGTCTGGAGGCGGAAGGGCTCCTCGAGCGGACCGTGATCTTCTTCCTGACGGACCACGGGATCAGCCACGCCCGCGGCAAACAGTTCCTCTACGACGAGGGGATTCACGTTCCGCTCGTCGTCCGGGGCCCCGGCATCGAGCGGGGCCGGGTGCGCGAGGACCTGGTGGAGCACATCGACGTGGCCGCCTCGTCGCTCGGACGGGCGGGGATCCGGATTCCCCCCGGCCTGCAGGGACGCGATCTCTTCGGCGACGGATACCGTCCGCGCGACGCAGTCTTTTCCGCCCGGGATCGCTGCGATGAAACCGTCGATCGCATCCGCGCCGTGCGCACCGAGCGCTACAAGTACATCCGGAATTTCCACCCGGCCCGGCCGCACCTTCAGCCGAACCGGTACAAGGACCACAAGGAAATCGTCCGGCGGCTCCGGGAGCTTCATGCCGAGGGAAAGCTGGACGCGCTTGCGGAGAAGCTGCTGTTCTCGCCGACCCGCCCCGAGGAGGAGCTGTACGACCTCCGGGAAGATCCGCACGAGACGCGGAATCTCGCCGGCGACCCGGCTCATCGGAAAACGCTCGAAGCGCTTCGGGCGCGTCTGGAGCGCTGGATGGAGGAGACGGGCGACCGGGGCTGCGTCCCGGAGTCCGAAGCGATGTACGACAGCGACATGGCGGTGTACCTGGCCGAATCCCGCGGGCCGGCGGCGGAGGAGCTGCGGCGCAACATCGAGCTCATGAAGAGGTGGGCGAAAGAGGGGAAATGA